GAGGGGAAGACGACCCTGCTCGTCATCCACGCCTTAGCGGAGAGCGACCCGGACGACGCCCGGCGCCTCCAGGAGATCCTGGCCGCCGACGAGAACACCGACGAAGAGATCCTCGAGGCGCTCACGATCCTCGAAGAGACCGGCAGCATCGAGTACGCCCGCGAGCGCGCGCTCGAACTCGCCGCCGAAGCGCGCGAGGAGATCCGAGAACTCGAGTTCGATCCCGACGTGACGCGACGACTCGCCGAGTTCACCGAGTTCGTCGTCGAGCGAGACGTCTAGTGGCGAGCCCAGCCTGAGCTGCAGTCGTGACCGGGTGTACAATGACGTTCAACGGTTACCATAGGGGAGGCGTTCCCGAGCGGCGCGAACACGAAACCTAAGCCGCTCGACCCCCAACCGGCGAGTCGATGGGAGGGACCGATCCGGCTGCGATCCGTTCACTCGCCGTCTCGAGAGCGGACGTCGTGAACGCGTTCGTCTACAGCCGTGAGAACCCCGGAACGGCCGTCGTACGCGTTACGCCGCCGTTTCACGGTCGGATGCGTGCCCGGCTCCACGTCTACCACGTCGACGACACCCGCGCGACGGGTGCCATCCACGTCTCGCCCGCGGACCTGCTGACCGAGGCGGTCGTCGAGGCCTACCCCACGCTCGAGTCCGTCGAGGCCGAGAGGGGCGACGCCGACGGCGTCGACTCGAGCGCTGGGGGCACCGACGACGGGTCGGCCGACCCGAACCGGCTTCGCGAGGTACACGCGACGGCCCTCGAGTCCTGGCGCGAGCGGGCGCTCGAATCGATCGTCGACGAGGTCACACTCGAACTCGATCGCGAGGACGAGGCGGTCAGAGTCACGGTCAAACCGCTCGGGTAGCGCCGAATAGGGGCTCGAGCACCTCTGGAGAGTGACCCCGCTTACGGCACTCACTTTCACTTTCACTCCGGACGGATCGGATTGACGTACGGTCACGACCACTGACTGGTATGGAACTCGTTGCACCGCGACGCGAACGGGCGGCGACTGACGAATCGGACGCAACTGCCGAACCGAACCCGACGCAGATGACACCGCGACGCATCGACGTCACCCGCCTGGACGCGCAGGGGGTTCAGGAGTACGTCCAGCAGAACGTCGCCACCGATCGGGTCTCACTCGAGCACCGCGGCGCGCGGACGTACCTGCTCGTCGAGGAGTGATCGACGACCGAACCACGTCGATCGACCTCAGTGAGTGCGAGCCCACCCGAGCAGTTCCCCGGGGAGTTCGTCGCGACTCTCCAGCGTCACCTCGAACCGTTCGACGTCCGCTCTCGACTTTACCTCACCGAGGAATCCGTCCCGAGATCGATACGTGATCGCCGCCAGCACCGGCACCGGGGCGTCGAGGGCGCGACGGGTCTCCCGAACGAATCGCTCGCTCTCGAGTTCCATCGGCGCGATTTCGTCGATCTCGAAGCCGACTCGCTCGCCGTCTGCGCGCAACTCGGGACAGAAGATCCCGCCGACCGCGTAGTCGTGCTCGCGGAGCAGGGAGATGGTTCGCTCGAGGGCGGTCGTCTTCCCGCTTCGGGGCGGGCCGGTGACGAGGGCGTTTCGGGCCATCTTACGACCGCCAGTCGCGGACGCGTTCGGCGTCGCGGGTCTTTACTCGCGTGGGGTCGGTCTTTCGCACCCAGCGCACGAATTTCTCGATCTCTGGCGCCGATTCGAGTTTCTCGAGTGTGTCGTAGTGCTGTTTCAGCTCGTGGTGGGTGAAGACGGCGTGGGCCTGGTCGTGACAGGGCTGACAGAGATCGACGGTCGGGCTCCCCTTGCGGTTTTTCGGGACCAGGTGGTGACGCGTCGTCTTCGCCACCGTCCGCTCGCAGAGTTCGCACTCGGGCATTCTTCGGGATACGATACCACTGCTGGGGACATGAGCGTGTCGCGGGTTCGAACGCGGGCGCTCGAGGTCTCTCGAAGCGGGCTCGATCGGGTGCTGCTGAGGGGACAATTTCCCAACAGTTATCGACTGGCACGATCGGTTCCTAACTATGTCGCCGCCAGTGTATGTACAGCCGCCACACATCTACGTCTTTTTCGGGGCGATCGGCCTCTGGATCGTATCGGACCTGCACATCGCGTGGCGATTCGGTGGGCGGGGTGACGCCTCGCAGGACCGCGGGTCGAAACGCGTTCTCGGACTGTCCGTCGCTGCCGGCGTTCTGGGCGCCGCCCTCGTCTCCGAATTCGTCACCGCACTCTCGCTGGCGCACCCGGCGATCGCGTTCTGGGGCGGGATCGGAACGATGGTCCTCGGGGTGGTCGTTCGCCAGTACGCGGCCTGGACGCTCCGCGAGTACTTCTCGCTCGAGGTGACCGTCGATTCGACGGATTCGGTCGTCACGTCGGGTCCCTACCGATGGGTGCGACACCCGTCGTACACCGGCGGGTTCACCACGCTGGTCGGGCTCGGCGTCGCGGTCGGCAACTGGGTCAGCCTCGCCGTCGTGATCGGCGCCGGGCTGGTCGGCTACGGCTATCGAATCACCGTCGAAGAGCGCGCCCTCCGGGACCAGCTGGGCGACGAGTACGAGGCGTACGCCGAACGGACGCCGTATCGGCTCGTCCCTGGCCTCTGGTGACGAGCCGCTGTCAGCTGTGGAAACGGGACGAGACTAGCCGGCGCGGTACCGAACGCTCCAGCGAGGGCCGGCGCGACTCGAGAGCACGATCCCGACCGCGCCGAAGACGAGCCCCGACGCGGAGAGCGCGGCGACGATCGGGAGCGTGGGCGGGACGACGACGAAGCCGGCGACCAGCGTCGGCACGAGGGGGACGGCGACGCCGAGGGTGAACGCCCCGAAACGTAGCGCGTCGAAGAGGAACTCGTTGGGCGAGAAGCCCGCGATGTAGACGGTCAGCCCGTAGTAGTACAGCGAGTAGCCGCCCATGAGGATCGCGCCAGCGACCGCGTCGAGGGCGGTCGCCTCGAACCAGACGACGGCGACGAGGTACGGCAGGGCCATCGTCGGCGCGCCGACGAGGACGAACGCCGTCCGCTTGGCGTCGAACACCGATTCGACGGCGACGGGGTAGGCGAGGTACTCCTCGACGGCGTCGAACTGGGTGAGCCAGTTGTACGTCGTGAACGCACAGAGGCCCAGGACGGCGCCGAAGAAGATCCCCGGCGCCGGTTCGATGCCCGTGATCGCGTTCACGACGCCGACCAAGAACGCCACCAGCGCGAGCAGGATGCCCGCGGAGACGAAGGGTTTGACGACGCCGCCCGACGAACGCGCGAGGTCGAGCAAGGTCTTCGCGACCAGCCCCTTCCCCCCGGTCGGGAGCGAGTCGTCCAGCCGGGCGAAGCGATCGCTCGCGGTCCGCGACGGGCGGCTGTACGTGGGGTCGTATCCGGCGAGCGCCACCGTTCCGACGACGAGGGTCGCGACGGCGAGGCCGGCAGCCTGCGCCGGCGAGCCGCCGTAGACGACGAGGACGTTCCAGACGGTACCGTACTCGCCGCTCCACCACGCGGCGACGACGACCAGTCCGAGGGTGACGCCGATGGCCCACGCCGGCACGCCCCGCGTCCGGACGGCGATGGTGGCGACCGTGACGGCCATGCCAGCCGCGAAGAGCAAGAACAGCGAACACCACAGCCAGCCGACCGTCGCGGGCGTCGACGCCGAGAGCCCTACCAGGGGGACGATTCCGAGCGCCATTGGCAGAACGAACAGCCCGCCGTAGTAGAGCGCGTCCTTCACGAGGAACGCCCCCAGCAGCCGTCGTCTCGAGAGCGGAAGCGTCTCCGTACTCGAGAGCAAGAGCGTGAGCCGGCCGAAAACGTTCTCGAGCATGTCCGAGCCAGCGAAGCCCGCGGTGCCGCTGTAGAGGCCGAACGTGAAGACGAGGAGGTGGAGGCCGACAACGACCTCGTTCGTCGCGGTGCCGGTCTCGGCGAGCGCGAATGCCCCCGCCGCCGACAGCCCGGCGAGCAACGCGGGAAAGAGCAGGAAGCGACGGCCGCCGAACAGCTCGGCGTGCAGCCGCCACTCCTCGCGAAACAGCGCGGTGAACACCGCCAGGTCGGTGTGCAATCGCATCAGTCG
This portion of the Natronobeatus ordinarius genome encodes:
- a CDS encoding methyltransferase family protein, which produces MSPPVYVQPPHIYVFFGAIGLWIVSDLHIAWRFGGRGDASQDRGSKRVLGLSVAAGVLGAALVSEFVTALSLAHPAIAFWGGIGTMVLGVVVRQYAAWTLREYFSLEVTVDSTDSVVTSGPYRWVRHPSYTGGFTTLVGLGVAVGNWVSLAVVIGAGLVGYGYRITVEERALRDQLGDEYEAYAERTPYRLVPGLW
- a CDS encoding HNH endonuclease; amino-acid sequence: MPECELCERTVAKTTRHHLVPKNRKGSPTVDLCQPCHDQAHAVFTHHELKQHYDTLEKLESAPEIEKFVRWVRKTDPTRVKTRDAERVRDWRS
- a CDS encoding nucleoside-triphosphatase: MARNALVTGPPRSGKTTALERTISLLREHDYAVGGIFCPELRADGERVGFEIDEIAPMELESERFVRETRRALDAPVPVLAAITYRSRDGFLGEVKSRADVERFEVTLESRDELPGELLGWARTH